A window of Campylobacter cuniculorum DSM 23162 = LMG 24588 contains these coding sequences:
- a CDS encoding DNA cytosine methyltransferase, whose translation MKIGSLFAGIGGIELGFKKVGFKTAWAIEIDTKACITYKANHKHKIINEDLAKVDLSKLNKIDILTAGFPCQAFSVAGYRKGFKDERGNVFFEILRYLEYFKPEIIFLENVKNLFKHDGGRTFTIIKTELEKAGYNIKYQILNTCEYGNIPQNRERIYIVGFLDFNKCEMFNFPAKIKLTNKISHLLEQGVEKDFYYNKHKYYNELKQNMRNKETLYQWRRHYVRENKNNLCPTLTANMGTGGHNVPLVLDDDIRKLTPRECARFQGFDDDFILPNELSKATLYKQIGNSVSVSVIANIAKEIKRVIKNEFRNEFRAVC comes from the coding sequence TTGAAAATAGGAAGTTTGTTTGCTGGGATTGGAGGGATAGAGCTAGGCTTTAAAAAAGTTGGCTTTAAAACAGCTTGGGCGATAGAGATTGATACAAAGGCGTGTATAACTTATAAAGCAAACCACAAGCATAAAATCATTAACGAAGATTTGGCAAAAGTGGATTTAAGTAAATTAAATAAGATTGATATTTTAACAGCTGGTTTCCCTTGTCAAGCTTTTAGTGTGGCTGGATATAGAAAGGGTTTTAAAGACGAAAGAGGCAATGTTTTTTTTGAAATTTTAAGATATTTGGAATATTTTAAGCCAGAAATTATTTTTTTAGAAAATGTAAAAAATTTATTCAAGCACGATGGTGGTAGGACTTTTACTATTATAAAAACAGAATTAGAGAAAGCTGGGTATAACATAAAATATCAAATTTTAAATACTTGTGAGTATGGCAATATTCCTCAAAATAGAGAAAGAATTTATATTGTAGGTTTTTTAGATTTTAATAAATGTGAGATGTTTAATTTTCCTGCTAAAATCAAGCTCACAAACAAAATTAGCCATTTGCTAGAACAAGGGGTCGAAAAAGATTTTTACTACAACAAGCACAAATACTACAATGAACTTAAACAGAATATGCGAAACAAAGAGACTTTATATCAATGGCGGAGGCATTATGTGAGAGAAAATAAAAATAATTTATGCCCAACTTTAACTGCAAATATGGGAACGGGTGGCCATAATGTACCTTTAGTATTAGATGATGATATACGCAAACTCACCCCTAGAGAATGTGCCAGATTTCAGGGATTTGACGATGATTTTATTTTACCAAATGAACTTTCAAAAGCTACACTTTATAAGCAAATTGGTAACAGCGTTTCTGTAAGTGTGATTGCAAATATTGCAAAAGAGATTAAAAGGGTTATAAAAAATGAATTTAGAAA
- a CDS encoding aldo/keto reductase has translation MQFITLNNGVKMPILGYGVFQIPPKDTQKCVEDALSVGYRSIDTAQAYFNESEVGAALKSSGIKREELFITTKLWINNADENKALKALDESLKKLGLDYVDLFLIHQPFNDIYAAYRAMSKLYKEGRIKAIGVSNFYPDRLVDFCLNNAITPAVNQVECHPFFARFEAQKLMQEYKVATQSWASFAEGKNDIFKNTLLMQIASKYNKSVAQVILRWLIQRNIIVIPKTTSKERMKENFAVFDFVLSEQDMQSIATLDTQKSLFINHSDPNIVKWLCEVHKDSFKS, from the coding sequence ATGCAATTTATCACTTTAAACAATGGTGTGAAAATGCCCATTTTAGGTTATGGAGTTTTTCAAATTCCACCAAAAGACACGCAAAAATGCGTTGAAGATGCCTTAAGCGTAGGATACAGAAGTATTGACACCGCACAAGCGTATTTCAATGAAAGCGAAGTCGGAGCGGCTCTAAAATCAAGCGGAATCAAAAGGGAGGAGCTTTTCATCACCACTAAGCTTTGGATTAACAACGCTGATGAAAACAAAGCACTCAAAGCCCTTGATGAGAGCCTTAAAAAGCTCGGACTTGATTATGTGGATTTGTTTTTAATCCACCAGCCTTTCAATGATATTTACGCAGCTTACAGAGCGATGAGTAAGCTCTATAAGGAGGGCAGAATCAAAGCCATAGGTGTGAGCAATTTTTATCCGGACAGACTTGTGGATTTTTGTCTTAACAACGCAATCACACCCGCTGTCAATCAAGTTGAATGTCATCCCTTTTTTGCAAGATTTGAGGCACAAAAATTAATGCAAGAATACAAAGTCGCAACGCAATCGTGGGCGTCTTTTGCAGAAGGGAAAAACGATATTTTTAAAAACACTCTCTTAATGCAAATTGCCTCAAAATATAATAAAAGCGTGGCACAAGTCATTTTGCGTTGGCTGATACAAAGAAATATCATTGTGATTCCAAAGACAACGAGTAAAGAGCGTATGAAAGAAAATTTTGCCGTGTTTGACTTTGTTTTGAGTGAGCAAGATATGCAAAGCATTGCCACTTTAGACACGCAAAAAAGTCTTTTTATCAATCACAGCGACCCAAATATCGTTAAATGGCTCTGTGAAGTGCATAAAGATAGTTTTAAATCATAA
- a CDS encoding NTP/NDP exchange transporter, translating to MKNKILQILSVKAEEIKLLLLSFCLIFALFCSYALLRPMRDALGLEGGGEALKWLFLATFIVIIAVSLAMMVLASRVKRKLYVDCVFLFFALNLVLFYGIFSFLDHDSYAFVWLSRIFYVWVSVFNLFIFSTAWSLLSDIFSKERSKRLFGIISAGASLGSIAGASWAGFMSSNLAFLTFCSLMLLGIGIVLKNLMIREIGKNGMDQSLERFEKPIGAQNPFAGFHSIVQSKFLLALCGFVLLLTSVSTFLYMEQARVIKEFFPTREMRVAAFANIDLIVQSASLLIQLFLTARITKIFGITSLLSLLGFCIALGFVALALLHPSFLALVIVMSARRIGEYALIRPGREMLFVPLSADSKYKVKNFIDTVVYRGGDAISAQVEGALAHIGIAFVLFCGAFISFVWGILGVFLGKCYEKEKF from the coding sequence ATGAAAAATAAGATTTTGCAAATTTTGAGTGTCAAGGCAGAAGAGATTAAGCTTTTGTTGTTGAGTTTTTGCCTTATTTTTGCACTTTTTTGCTCGTATGCACTCTTGCGTCCTATGCGTGATGCACTCGGTTTGGAGGGCGGAGGAGAGGCGTTAAAATGGTTATTTTTAGCAACCTTCATTGTGATTATTGCTGTTTCCTTAGCCATGATGGTGCTTGCAAGTCGCGTAAAAAGGAAGCTTTATGTGGATTGTGTATTTTTGTTTTTTGCCCTAAATCTTGTGTTATTTTATGGAATTTTTTCTTTCTTAGACCATGATAGCTACGCTTTTGTGTGGCTCTCACGCATTTTTTATGTATGGGTGAGTGTTTTTAATCTTTTTATTTTTAGCACAGCTTGGAGTTTGCTTAGCGATATTTTTAGTAAAGAGAGAAGCAAAAGGCTTTTTGGAATCATTTCTGCGGGGGCGAGTTTGGGAAGCATTGCGGGGGCATCTTGGGCTGGATTTATGAGCTCAAATCTTGCGTTTTTGACATTTTGTTCTTTAATGTTGCTAGGAATCGGAATTGTCTTAAAAAACCTAATGATAAGAGAGATTGGCAAAAACGGCATGGATCAATCACTAGAACGTTTTGAAAAGCCCATCGGAGCACAGAATCCTTTTGCTGGATTCCACTCTATCGTGCAGTCAAAATTTCTCCTTGCACTCTGTGGCTTTGTCTTGCTTTTAACAAGCGTCTCTACATTTTTATATATGGAACAAGCACGGGTGATTAAAGAATTTTTTCCCACAAGAGAAATGCGTGTAGCAGCCTTTGCGAATATTGATTTAATCGTGCAAAGTGCGAGTTTGTTGATACAGCTTTTCTTGACAGCTAGAATCACAAAAATCTTTGGAATCACAAGTCTTTTAAGTCTTTTAGGATTCTGCATTGCACTTGGTTTTGTTGCTTTAGCCCTCTTGCATCCATCATTTTTGGCATTAGTGATTGTGATGAGTGCAAGGAGAATCGGAGAGTATGCACTCATTAGACCCGGAAGAGAAATGTTGTTTGTGCCTTTGAGTGCGGATTCAAAGTATAAGGTGAAAAATTTCATTGATACAGTGGTGTATCGCGGTGGCGATGCGATTTCTGCACAAGTTGAAGGAGCTTTAGCACACATAGGAATCGCATTTGTATTGTTTTGTGGTGCCTTTATTTCTTTTGTTTGGGGAATTTTGGGTGTATTCTTAGGAAAATGTTATGAAAAAGAAAAGTTTTAA
- a CDS encoding aldo/keto reductase, whose protein sequence is MKNRREFVKMGIGGLGMAMFAPNVLFSANSLESLKAANKGKEGRALSENFVLNNGMKIPKIGLGVWKIDDNIVEDVIAEAFKIGYRHIDTAQAYGNERGVGEAVRKSRLKREEIFVTSKIRAEYKDYKSAMESLDNSLHTMGLSEIDLMLIHSPQPWSNFRGGDYFSENVEVYHALEDALKSGKVRAIGVSNFLEKDLENIFKNCSTKPAVNQILTHIGNTPFDLIDYCKEQEVLVEAYSPIAHGRLTKDAKIIQMSQKYNVTPAQLCVRYALSIGTLPLPKSKNPVHIAQNAAVDFELSNEDLEFLKNFNFNDYGEFSHYPSFKKR, encoded by the coding sequence ATGAAAAATCGTAGAGAGTTCGTAAAAATGGGTATTGGAGGCTTAGGCATGGCAATGTTTGCACCAAATGTGCTCTTTAGTGCAAATAGTTTAGAATCCCTAAAAGCTGCAAACAAGGGGAAAGAGGGCAGAGCTTTAAGCGAGAATTTTGTGCTTAATAATGGAATGAAGATTCCAAAAATCGGGCTTGGAGTGTGGAAAATTGATGATAATATTGTTGAGGATGTGATTGCAGAAGCCTTTAAAATAGGTTATCGCCATATTGATACCGCTCAAGCCTATGGTAACGAAAGGGGTGTTGGAGAGGCTGTGAGAAAGAGCAGACTTAAACGCGAGGAGATTTTTGTAACAAGCAAGATACGTGCCGAATACAAGGACTATAAGAGTGCTATGGAGTCTTTGGATAATTCTTTGCACACTATGGGGCTTAGTGAGATTGATTTGATGCTCATCCATAGTCCGCAGCCTTGGAGCAATTTTAGAGGGGGCGATTATTTTAGCGAGAATGTAGAGGTGTATCATGCACTTGAAGATGCGCTAAAATCAGGAAAAGTAAGGGCAATTGGCGTGAGTAATTTCCTAGAAAAAGATTTGGAAAATATCTTCAAAAACTGCTCAACCAAACCTGCTGTCAATCAGATTCTAACGCATATTGGAAATACGCCTTTTGATTTGATAGACTATTGCAAAGAGCAAGAAGTGCTTGTGGAGGCGTATTCGCCTATCGCACATGGCAGACTCACCAAAGATGCGAAAATCATACAGATGTCGCAAAAATATAATGTTACTCCTGCACAGCTTTGTGTGCGTTATGCACTTAGTATAGGAACTTTACCTTTGCCAAAGAGCAAGAATCCTGTGCATATTGCTCAAAATGCCGCTGTGGATTTTGAGTTGTCAAATGAAGATTTAGAGTTTCTTAAGAACTTTAATTTTAATGATTATGGTGAGTTTTCACACTATCCTTCTTTCAAAAAGCGTTAA
- a CDS encoding MerR family transcriptional regulator, with the protein MSYTIIEVERKTGIASRKLRFWADKGLFPFLEKDKNGVRYFSEQDLQWVIWVNCFRQIGMSIQNIKNYIELCIKGANTMQERLEIILNEKQKIINQISDLQNILEKLDYKTKDYKNMIAENKDKFNPVSKDYIKTKIKKHKN; encoded by the coding sequence ATGTCTTATACTATCATAGAAGTTGAACGTAAAACAGGAATTGCATCAAGAAAATTAAGATTTTGGGCGGATAAAGGGCTTTTTCCTTTTTTAGAAAAAGACAAAAATGGGGTGAGGTATTTCAGTGAGCAAGATTTGCAATGGGTGATTTGGGTGAATTGTTTTAGGCAAATTGGTATGAGCATTCAAAATATTAAAAACTACATTGAACTTTGTATCAAAGGGGCTAATACTATGCAAGAAAGACTTGAAATTATATTGAATGAAAAACAAAAAATTATCAATCAAATTTCAGATTTGCAAAACATACTTGAAAAACTCGATTATAAAACCAAAGATTATAAAAATATGATTGCAGAAAATAAAGATAAATTCAATCCTGTAAGTAAGGATTATATCAAAACAAAGATTAAAAAACATAAAAATTAA